In Kitasatospora sp. NBC_00240, the following are encoded in one genomic region:
- a CDS encoding winged helix DNA-binding domain-containing protein, translated as MTGTSGSRPRISDEQRRARLGERHLLVPARRAESVEQVADAVVGLHATDAATVYLSACARLAEPSAAEVERALYDDVTLVKLLSMRRTIFAVTEGFAPYVSSSTARAIAAKERATLVKHLREFAEGWDEARLERTEQAVLAALEVRGEATTAELSADVPELRETMLMAAGKPYEARQSVGSRLLRLLASDGHVRRCRPRGSWLSSSYPYAPVRQWPELPVREAKAEVARRWLASYGPATVEDLKWWTGWTLGDTRRALADVGAQEVALGDGAAGVVLPGDVGVVRASGPWAALLPALDPTVMGWRGRDWYLRAEDVPALFDRAGNVGPTLWWDGRVVGGWAQRADGELVWRLLSDVGAEAEAAVAAEAVRLAGWLGEVRVTPRFRTPLERELVR; from the coding sequence ATGACCGGAACGAGTGGCAGTCGCCCGAGGATCAGTGACGAGCAGCGCCGGGCCCGGCTGGGTGAGCGGCATCTGCTGGTGCCCGCCCGGCGGGCGGAGTCGGTGGAGCAGGTGGCGGACGCGGTGGTCGGGCTGCACGCGACGGACGCCGCCACGGTGTACCTGTCGGCCTGCGCGCGGCTGGCCGAGCCGTCGGCGGCCGAGGTGGAGCGGGCGCTGTACGACGACGTGACCCTGGTGAAGCTGCTGTCGATGCGTCGCACGATCTTCGCCGTGACCGAGGGGTTCGCGCCGTACGTCAGCTCCTCGACGGCGCGGGCGATCGCGGCCAAGGAGCGGGCGACGCTGGTGAAGCACCTGCGGGAGTTCGCGGAGGGCTGGGACGAGGCGCGGCTGGAGCGGACCGAGCAGGCGGTGCTGGCGGCGCTGGAGGTGCGCGGTGAGGCGACCACGGCGGAGCTGTCGGCGGACGTGCCGGAGTTGCGCGAGACCATGCTGATGGCGGCGGGCAAGCCGTACGAGGCCCGGCAGAGCGTGGGCAGCCGGCTGCTGCGTCTGCTGGCCTCGGACGGGCATGTGCGGCGCTGCCGGCCGCGCGGTTCGTGGCTGAGCAGCTCCTACCCGTACGCGCCGGTGCGGCAGTGGCCGGAGCTGCCGGTGCGCGAGGCGAAGGCCGAGGTGGCGCGCCGCTGGCTGGCCTCGTACGGGCCCGCCACGGTGGAGGACCTCAAGTGGTGGACGGGCTGGACGCTCGGGGACACCCGGCGGGCGCTGGCGGACGTGGGCGCGCAGGAGGTGGCGCTGGGGGACGGCGCCGCCGGGGTGGTGCTGCCGGGTGACGTGGGTGTGGTGCGGGCGTCCGGGCCGTGGGCGGCGCTGCTGCCGGCGCTCGATCCGACGGTGATGGGGTGGCGGGGCCGGGACTGGTACCTGCGGGCGGAGGACGTGCCGGCGCTGTTCGACCGGGCCGGCAACGTCGGGCCGACCCTCTGGTGGGACGGCCGGGTGGTGGGCGGTTGGGCGCAGCGCGCGGACGGTGAGCTGGTGTGGCGGTTGCTGTCGGACGTGGGGGCGGAGGCGGAGGCCGCGGTGGCGGCGGAGGCGGTCCGGTTGGCGGGGTGGCTGGGTGAGGTGCGGGTGACGCCGCGGTTCCGGACGCCGTTGGAGCGTGAGCTGGTGCGGTAG
- a CDS encoding transglycosylase domain-containing protein, with protein MSQEPADHRPDPQPHTGTPPALTGPPTGGPAHGTRRDRRRARRTDRRRARRALPGWRRAIPTWRMLLTGLTGLLLLGIAAFVTLYLIVPVPDANAHAVAQNNIYYYADGTELARTGAVNRSDVTLDQIPADTQHAVVSAEDRTFYRNKGVDLKGMVRAGWNTVTGQGTQGGSTITQQYVKNYYLTQDQTLSRKVKELFISLKVDQRQSKDQILAGYLNTSYFGRNAYGIQSAANAYFGTDVSRLTTAQSAYLAALLQAPSAFDVKNATPANRTRAVARWNYVLDGMVSLGFLDPAARAATSFPEPIDPRPAVGLAGQSGYLVDIADTYLASTGTVDAATLKAGGWRITTSFDKAKQDAFAAAVQQELTDELDPRARPGTDTDVRVAGASVEAATGRIVAAYGGPDYAKQPFNDALRQDNQIGSTFKPLELAAAIEGEATTQDGRRITTETVYDGTSGRDVVGGPTPYDPPNEDDTDYGPVSLRLAMVKSVNSVYAQEGVDAGLPEVRETALRLGIPADVPGMDPANTSMTLGTVTPSAIDLAGVYAALANHGQALSPWSVLKLEHTGYSDIPRLPEHEPTTALDRGTADAVTGVLRDVVSGRGTGAAALALGRPAAGKTGTTDANLAAWFAGYTPELATTVSLFRENPKTHAKESLAGTAGLSRINGGTFPTEIWTAYMTDALEGSRVQHFDLHPAQGNNQPSPAATPGNGGGTSPATRPAGTPTAAPSSAPTPAPTGNPTGNPTPPAGPGPTPPPSPVVTPSRSAPSRGTPTSAPTPTGAASPAPAVAAPPSPYPPKP; from the coding sequence ATGAGCCAGGAGCCCGCCGACCACCGGCCCGACCCGCAGCCCCACACCGGCACACCCCCCGCGCTCACCGGGCCACCGACCGGCGGCCCCGCCCACGGCACCCGCCGCGACCGGCGCCGCGCCCGGCGCACCGACCGCCGCCGGGCCCGCCGCGCCCTGCCCGGCTGGCGCCGCGCCATCCCCACCTGGCGGATGCTCCTCACCGGCCTCACCGGCCTGCTCCTGCTCGGCATCGCCGCCTTCGTCACGCTCTACCTGATCGTCCCCGTGCCCGACGCCAACGCCCACGCCGTCGCCCAGAACAACATCTACTACTACGCCGACGGCACCGAACTGGCCCGCACCGGAGCCGTCAACCGCAGCGACGTCACCCTCGACCAGATCCCCGCCGACACCCAGCACGCCGTCGTCTCCGCCGAGGACCGCACCTTCTACCGCAACAAGGGCGTCGACCTCAAAGGCATGGTCCGGGCCGGCTGGAACACCGTCACCGGCCAGGGCACCCAGGGCGGCTCCACCATCACCCAGCAGTACGTGAAGAACTACTACCTGACCCAGGACCAGACCCTCTCCCGCAAGGTCAAGGAACTCTTCATCTCGCTCAAGGTCGACCAGCGGCAGAGCAAGGACCAGATCCTCGCCGGCTACCTCAACACCAGCTACTTCGGCCGCAACGCCTACGGCATCCAGAGCGCCGCCAACGCCTACTTCGGCACCGACGTCTCCCGGCTCACCACCGCCCAGAGCGCCTACCTCGCCGCGCTGCTGCAGGCTCCCAGCGCCTTCGACGTCAAGAACGCCACCCCCGCCAACCGCACCCGGGCCGTCGCCCGCTGGAACTACGTCCTGGACGGCATGGTCTCGCTCGGCTTCCTCGACCCCGCCGCCCGCGCCGCCACCAGCTTCCCCGAACCGATCGACCCCAGGCCCGCCGTCGGCCTCGCCGGCCAGAGCGGCTACCTCGTCGACATCGCCGACACCTACCTCGCCAGCACCGGCACCGTGGACGCCGCCACCCTCAAGGCCGGCGGCTGGCGGATCACCACCAGCTTCGACAAGGCCAAGCAGGACGCCTTCGCCGCCGCCGTCCAGCAGGAACTGACCGACGAGCTCGACCCCCGCGCCCGGCCCGGCACCGACACCGACGTCCGGGTCGCCGGTGCCTCCGTCGAAGCCGCCACCGGCCGGATCGTCGCCGCCTACGGCGGACCCGACTACGCCAAGCAGCCCTTCAACGACGCCCTGCGCCAGGACAACCAGATCGGCTCGACCTTCAAACCGCTCGAACTCGCCGCCGCCATCGAGGGCGAGGCCACCACCCAGGACGGCCGCCGGATCACCACCGAGACCGTCTACGACGGCACCAGCGGCCGCGACGTGGTCGGCGGCCCCACCCCCTACGACCCGCCCAACGAGGACGACACCGACTACGGCCCGGTGTCCCTGCGGCTCGCCATGGTGAAGTCCGTCAACTCCGTGTACGCCCAGGAGGGCGTGGACGCCGGCCTGCCCGAAGTCCGGGAGACCGCCCTGCGCCTGGGCATCCCCGCCGACGTCCCCGGCATGGACCCCGCCAACACCTCCATGACACTGGGCACCGTCACCCCCAGCGCCATCGACCTGGCCGGCGTCTACGCCGCCCTCGCCAACCACGGCCAGGCACTCAGCCCCTGGTCCGTCCTCAAGCTGGAGCACACCGGCTACTCCGACATCCCCCGGCTGCCCGAGCACGAGCCGACCACGGCCCTCGACCGGGGCACCGCCGACGCCGTCACCGGGGTGCTGCGTGACGTGGTCAGCGGCCGCGGCACCGGCGCCGCCGCCCTCGCCCTCGGCCGGCCCGCCGCCGGCAAGACCGGCACCACCGACGCCAACCTGGCCGCCTGGTTCGCCGGCTACACCCCCGAACTCGCCACCACGGTAAGCCTGTTCAGGGAGAACCCGAAAACCCACGCCAAGGAATCGCTGGCCGGCACCGCAGGCCTGTCCCGGATCAACGGCGGCACCTTCCCCACCGAGATCTGGACCGCCTACATGACCGACGCCCTCGAAGGCAGCCGGGTCCAGCACTTCGACCTGCACCCCGCCCAGGGCAACAACCAGCCCAGCCCGGCCGCCACCCCGGGCAACGGCGGTGGCACCTCACCGGCCACCCGGCCGGCCGGCACCCCCACGGCCGCGCCCAGTTCCGCCCCCACCCCCGCGCCCACCGGCAACCCCACCGGCAACCCCACCCCGCCCGCCGGGCCCGGGCCCACACCGCCGCCGAGCCCCGTCGTCACCCCCAGCCGCAGCGCCCCCAGCCGCGGCACCCCCACCTCGGCACCGACCCCGACCGGCGCCGCCAGCCCCGCGCCGGCCGTCGCGGCCCCGCCGTCCCCGTACCCGCCCAAACCGTGA
- a CDS encoding ABC-2 family transporter protein: protein MPVSAKPGGPPRGRPPGAAPGGAARVYLAVAAGSFRRYSTYRAATLAGAFTNTVFGFILAYSFLALWQARPGLGGYDTAQAVTYIWVSQALLVTVAVWGGGFQDDVQERFRTGDIAIDLYRPVDFQGWWLAGDLGRAGFHLVARGAAPMIAGALVFDLRVPHDPLVWAEFLLSVLLAVLVSFGLRYLVVLTGFWLHDSDGVRSVMLVVSMFFSGMLLPIGLFPGLLGEIAPLLPWASLVQVPTDVFLGRSTGAGLLGALGFQAAWAVVLLALGRVVQLLATRRVVVQGG, encoded by the coding sequence ATGCCGGTATCAGCGAAGCCCGGCGGACCGCCCCGCGGCCGCCCGCCGGGGGCGGCCCCCGGCGGCGCCGCCCGGGTCTACCTCGCGGTCGCCGCGGGCAGCTTCCGCCGCTACTCCACCTACCGTGCCGCGACCTTGGCCGGCGCCTTCACCAACACCGTCTTCGGCTTCATCCTGGCCTACAGCTTCCTCGCGCTCTGGCAGGCCCGGCCGGGCCTCGGCGGCTACGACACCGCGCAGGCCGTCACCTACATCTGGGTCAGCCAGGCGCTGCTGGTCACCGTCGCGGTCTGGGGCGGCGGCTTCCAGGACGACGTCCAGGAGCGCTTCCGCACCGGTGACATCGCCATCGACCTCTACCGTCCGGTGGACTTCCAGGGCTGGTGGCTGGCCGGCGACCTGGGGCGGGCCGGCTTCCACCTGGTGGCGCGCGGCGCGGCCCCGATGATCGCCGGGGCGCTCGTCTTCGACCTGCGGGTGCCGCACGACCCGCTGGTCTGGGCCGAGTTCCTGCTGTCGGTGCTGCTCGCCGTGCTGGTCAGCTTCGGGCTGCGCTACCTGGTCGTCCTCACCGGCTTCTGGCTGCACGACTCGGACGGCGTGCGGTCGGTGATGCTGGTGGTGTCGATGTTCTTCTCCGGGATGCTGCTGCCGATCGGGCTGTTCCCCGGCCTGCTCGGCGAGATCGCGCCGCTGCTGCCGTGGGCGTCGCTGGTGCAGGTGCCCACCGACGTCTTCCTGGGACGCAGTACCGGCGCCGGCCTGCTCGGCGCGCTCGGCTTCCAGGCCGCCTGGGCCGTGGTGCTGCTCGCGCTCGGCCGGGTCGTCCAACTGCTGGCGACCCGACGGGTGGTGGTCCAGGGTGGCTGA
- a CDS encoding ABC-2 family transporter protein, with protein MADTMAGSGVGTRADTLLERTRWSVRAWWLMAGMWTRAVMSYRASFVLMLGANIMITSLDFLVVVLMFQHTDRLGGWTLPELGFLYGTSGFALGMANLFVGSTDALGARIRAGTLDTMLIRPAPALAQLCAERFSLRRLGRPLQAAAVLAWSLTALDVAWTWDRVLLVPVLLLCGTVIFSALFIGFATLQFWWGEAKEIQNSFTYGGATLLHYPPTIFAKELVAGVVFGIPLAFVNWLPALRILDRPDPLGLPTAFQYASPLAAVLCAYLAGLLWRAGLRAYRGAGS; from the coding sequence GTGGCTGACACCATGGCCGGCTCCGGGGTCGGCACCCGGGCCGACACCCTGCTGGAGCGCACCCGCTGGTCGGTGCGGGCCTGGTGGCTGATGGCCGGGATGTGGACCAGGGCGGTGATGTCCTACCGGGCGTCCTTCGTGCTGATGCTCGGCGCCAACATCATGATCACCTCGCTCGACTTCCTGGTGGTGGTGCTGATGTTCCAGCACACCGACCGGCTCGGCGGCTGGACCCTGCCCGAACTCGGCTTCCTCTACGGGACGTCCGGCTTCGCCCTGGGCATGGCCAACCTCTTCGTCGGCAGCACCGACGCGCTCGGCGCGCGGATCCGCGCGGGCACCCTCGACACCATGCTGATCCGGCCCGCCCCCGCGCTCGCCCAGCTCTGCGCCGAACGCTTCTCGCTGCGCCGGCTCGGCCGCCCGCTGCAGGCCGCCGCCGTGCTGGCCTGGTCGCTGACCGCGCTGGACGTGGCCTGGACCTGGGACCGCGTGCTGCTGGTGCCCGTCCTGCTGCTCTGCGGGACGGTCATCTTCTCGGCCCTCTTCATCGGCTTCGCCACCCTGCAGTTCTGGTGGGGGGAGGCCAAGGAGATCCAGAACTCCTTCACCTACGGCGGCGCCACCCTGCTGCACTACCCGCCGACGATCTTCGCCAAGGAGCTGGTCGCCGGGGTCGTCTTCGGCATCCCGCTGGCCTTCGTCAACTGGCTGCCCGCCCTGCGGATCCTCGACCGCCCCGACCCGCTCGGGCTCCCCACCGCCTTCCAGTACGCCTCGCCGCTGGCCGCCGTGCTCTGCGCCTACCTGGCGGGCCTGCTCTGGCGGGCCGGGCTGCGGGCCTACCGGGGCGCCGGCAGCTGA
- a CDS encoding ATP-binding cassette domain-containing protein, whose protein sequence is MALIELDDVRRSFTVRTRTGRLRREKREVHAVDGLTFDIEAGACVGYIGPNGAGKSTTIKMLTGILVPSSGQLRVAGVDPARERTALARRIGVVFGQRTTLWWDLPLRDSYELARRIYRIPDDRYRANLARCVELLELGGLLDTPVRQLSLGQRMRGDLAAALLHDPQVLYLDEPTIGLDVVSKGRVREFLRQVNREQGTTVLLTTHDLVDIEQLCDRVMVIDHGRLVHDGDLAGLHAVGMSERTLVVDLAEARPPIEVPGARVVKVDGPRQWLAFPAQQSAAPVVAAVAERYPLVDLSVREPAIEDVIAKMYARVAIG, encoded by the coding sequence ATGGCACTGATCGAACTCGACGACGTCCGCCGCAGCTTCACCGTCCGCACCCGGACCGGCCGGCTGCGGCGCGAGAAACGCGAGGTCCACGCCGTGGACGGGCTGACCTTCGACATCGAGGCCGGCGCGTGCGTCGGCTACATCGGCCCCAACGGCGCCGGGAAGTCCACCACCATCAAGATGCTCACCGGCATCCTGGTCCCCTCCTCCGGGCAGCTGCGGGTGGCCGGCGTCGACCCGGCCCGGGAGCGCACCGCGCTCGCCCGCCGGATCGGCGTGGTCTTCGGCCAGCGCACCACCCTCTGGTGGGACCTCCCGCTGCGCGACTCCTACGAACTGGCCCGCCGGATCTACCGCATCCCCGACGACCGCTACCGGGCCAACCTGGCCCGCTGCGTCGAACTCCTCGAACTCGGCGGCCTGCTGGACACCCCGGTGCGCCAGCTCTCGCTCGGCCAGCGGATGCGCGGCGACCTCGCCGCCGCGCTGCTGCACGACCCGCAGGTGCTCTACCTGGACGAGCCGACCATCGGCCTGGACGTGGTCAGCAAGGGGCGGGTCCGGGAGTTCCTGCGCCAGGTCAACCGGGAGCAGGGCACCACCGTGCTGCTCACCACCCACGACCTGGTGGACATCGAGCAGCTCTGCGACCGGGTCATGGTGATCGACCACGGCCGGCTGGTGCACGACGGCGACCTGGCCGGGCTGCACGCGGTGGGGATGAGCGAACGCACCCTGGTGGTCGACCTCGCGGAGGCCCGTCCGCCGATCGAGGTGCCGGGCGCCCGGGTGGTCAAGGTGGACGGGCCGCGTCAGTGGCTGGCCTTCCCCGCGCAGCAGAGCGCCGCACCGGTGGTGGCCGCGGTCGCGGAGCGCTACCCGCTGGTCGACCTGTCGGTCCGCGAGCCGGCCATCGAGGACGTGATCGCGAAGATGTACGCCCGGGTGGCGATCGGCTGA
- a CDS encoding DUF445 domain-containing protein translates to MSDEASDPAGPGVRFTAADEEKSRGVRRMKAIATGLLGFASLVFALATWAKAAGAGAWAGYLAAAAEAGMVGALADWFAVTALFRRPFGLPIPHTAIIPTKKDAFGKSLGDFVGDNFLSGQVVRRRLAALGIARRLGEWLAAPGSAERVTKEASAALRGLLEVLRDEDVQAVVSEAVTRRASATSVAEPMGRMLGKVVADGGHHGVVDLVAVRVHDWLTENHEEVVQRVTQKTPGWTPRFIDHQVGERVYKELMRFVTDIRDDPQHPARGAVDNFLADFAAELQRDPETIARVERAKAELLARAEVQDLIASTWAAVRSLVMTAAEEEDSQLRLRITRGVRDFGARLATDTRLQVKADSWLQDAAQYVVDTYRDEITSLISDTVAGWNAEDASRKIEANVGRDLQFIRINGTVVGALAGLLIHTVAVALGG, encoded by the coding sequence GTGAGCGACGAAGCGTCCGACCCAGCGGGCCCCGGTGTGAGGTTCACCGCGGCCGACGAGGAGAAGAGCCGCGGCGTGCGGCGGATGAAGGCGATCGCGACCGGTCTGCTGGGCTTCGCGAGCCTGGTCTTCGCGCTGGCGACCTGGGCGAAGGCCGCCGGCGCCGGCGCCTGGGCCGGCTATCTGGCGGCGGCGGCCGAGGCCGGCATGGTGGGCGCGCTGGCCGACTGGTTCGCGGTGACCGCGCTGTTCCGCCGTCCGTTCGGCCTGCCGATCCCGCACACCGCGATCATCCCGACCAAGAAGGACGCCTTCGGCAAGTCCCTGGGCGACTTCGTGGGTGACAACTTCCTGTCCGGGCAGGTGGTCCGCCGCCGGCTGGCCGCGCTGGGCATCGCCCGGCGGCTCGGCGAGTGGCTGGCCGCTCCCGGCAGCGCCGAGCGGGTCACCAAGGAGGCCTCGGCGGCGCTGCGCGGGCTGCTCGAGGTGCTGCGGGACGAGGACGTCCAGGCGGTGGTCAGCGAGGCCGTCACCCGGCGGGCCTCGGCGACCTCGGTGGCCGAGCCGATGGGCCGGATGCTCGGCAAGGTGGTCGCCGACGGCGGCCACCACGGGGTGGTCGACCTGGTGGCCGTCCGGGTGCACGACTGGCTCACCGAGAACCACGAGGAGGTCGTCCAGCGGGTCACCCAGAAGACCCCGGGCTGGACGCCCAGGTTCATCGACCACCAGGTCGGCGAGCGCGTCTACAAGGAGCTGATGCGGTTCGTCACCGACATCCGGGACGACCCGCAGCACCCGGCCCGGGGCGCCGTCGACAACTTCCTCGCCGACTTCGCCGCCGAGCTCCAGCGGGACCCGGAGACCATCGCCCGGGTGGAGCGGGCCAAGGCCGAACTGCTGGCCCGCGCCGAGGTGCAGGACCTGATCGCCTCCACCTGGGCCGCCGTCCGCTCGCTGGTGATGACCGCCGCCGAGGAGGAGGACAGCCAACTGCGGCTGCGGATCACCCGGGGGGTGCGCGACTTCGGCGCCCGGCTGGCCACCGACACCCGGCTGCAGGTCAAAGCCGACAGCTGGCTGCAGGACGCCGCGCAGTACGTGGTGGACACCTACCGGGACGAGATCACCTCGCTGATCTCCGACACGGTCGCCGGCTGGAACGCCGAGGACGCCTCCCGCAAGATCGAGGCGAACGTCGGCCGGGACCTCCAGTTCATCCGGATCAACGGAACGGTGGTCGGCGCCCTGGCCGGCCTGCTGATCCACACGGTCGCGGTGGCGCTCGGCGGCTGA
- a CDS encoding adenosine deaminase — MVQPDGKSGIEAFIAGMPKAELHVHHVGSASPRVVAELAARHRGSKVPTDPAALAEYFTFTDFAHFIEVYLSVVDLIRDAEDVRALTYGVAEDMARQQIRYAELTVTPYSSVRRGIPDVAFMEAIEDARKSAEKDLGVVLRWCFDIPGEAGLASAEETTRLAVDLAPEGLVSFGLGGPEIGVPRPQFKPYFDRARAAGLHSVPHAGESTGPETVWDALRLLGAERIGHGTQSMKDPALVDWLGEHRIPLEVCPTSNLATRVVERMEEHPIRQMVDAGLLVTVNSDDPPMFGTDLNTEYGVAARLLDLDEAGVAALAKNAVEASFLDTAGKTRLTGEIDTYLDGWDRG; from the coding sequence GTGGTCCAGCCGGACGGGAAGAGCGGCATCGAGGCGTTCATCGCGGGTATGCCCAAGGCGGAGCTGCACGTCCACCACGTCGGATCGGCCTCCCCCCGGGTGGTCGCCGAACTGGCCGCCCGCCACCGCGGCTCGAAGGTGCCGACCGACCCGGCCGCGCTCGCCGAGTACTTCACCTTCACCGACTTCGCCCACTTCATCGAGGTCTACCTCAGCGTCGTCGACCTGATCCGCGACGCCGAGGACGTCCGGGCGCTGACCTACGGCGTCGCCGAGGACATGGCCCGCCAGCAGATCCGCTACGCCGAGCTGACCGTCACGCCGTACTCCTCGGTCCGCCGGGGCATCCCCGACGTCGCCTTCATGGAGGCGATCGAGGACGCCCGCAAGTCGGCCGAGAAGGACCTCGGCGTGGTGCTCCGCTGGTGCTTCGACATCCCCGGCGAGGCGGGCCTGGCCTCCGCCGAGGAGACCACCCGGCTCGCCGTCGACCTGGCCCCGGAGGGCCTGGTCAGCTTCGGCCTCGGCGGCCCCGAGATCGGCGTGCCCCGCCCCCAGTTCAAGCCGTACTTCGACCGCGCCCGGGCGGCCGGCCTGCACAGCGTGCCGCACGCCGGCGAGAGCACCGGCCCGGAGACCGTCTGGGACGCCCTGCGGCTGCTCGGCGCCGAGCGGATCGGCCACGGGACCCAGTCCATGAAGGACCCGGCACTGGTCGACTGGCTGGGTGAGCACCGGATCCCGCTGGAGGTCTGCCCCACCTCCAACCTCGCCACCCGGGTGGTGGAGCGGATGGAGGAGCACCCGATCCGCCAGATGGTCGACGCCGGGCTGCTGGTCACAGTGAACAGCGACGACCCGCCGATGTTCGGCACCGACCTGAACACCGAGTACGGGGTGGCAGCCCGGCTGCTGGACCTCGACGAGGCCGGCGTCGCCGCGCTGGCGAAGAACGCCGTCGAGGCGTCCTTCCTGGACACCGCCGGCAAGACCAGGCTGACCGGTGAGATCGACACCTACCTGGACGGGTGGGACCGGGGCTGA
- a CDS encoding YidC/Oxa1 family membrane protein insertase encodes MSVLSILDPAVGLAHTAVSALAHVLPTAVAIILFTVCVRLALHPLARAAARGEKARTRLAPQVAELNRKHKGKPEKLKEALAELYREEKASPFAGCLPMLVQIPFFSVMYRLFTTPNDLLDHTVLGVPLGMHVSGAHGPAQLAVFGALYAALAAVGYANFRRARRTGLPGSTTAAGAPPAPGAALLPYLSFGTVLFAALVPLAAGLYLVTTTAWSSAERAWLHRGTPAPVLPAVPDAGPAKAAEPVKATKAAKAAKAAKTVKLAKPAQEARPARDAKPGAPARAGRGGGAAAAKVPGARKAPRSAEPAAGGAKAGRAAEAGKAAKAR; translated from the coding sequence ATGTCCGTCCTGTCGATCCTCGACCCGGCGGTGGGCCTGGCCCACACCGCCGTGTCCGCGCTCGCGCACGTCCTGCCGACCGCCGTCGCGATCATCCTGTTCACCGTCTGCGTCCGGCTCGCCCTGCACCCGCTGGCCCGGGCCGCCGCCCGCGGCGAGAAGGCCCGCACCAGGCTCGCCCCGCAGGTGGCGGAGCTGAACCGCAAGCACAAGGGCAAGCCCGAGAAGCTCAAGGAGGCGCTGGCCGAGCTGTACCGGGAGGAGAAGGCGTCACCGTTCGCGGGGTGCCTGCCGATGCTGGTGCAGATCCCGTTCTTCTCGGTGATGTACCGGCTGTTCACCACGCCCAACGACCTGCTCGACCACACCGTCCTCGGCGTCCCGCTCGGCATGCACGTGAGCGGCGCGCACGGCCCGGCCCAGCTGGCGGTCTTCGGCGCCCTGTACGCGGCGCTGGCGGCCGTGGGCTACGCGAACTTCCGCCGGGCCCGGCGCACCGGCCTGCCCGGTTCCACCACGGCGGCGGGCGCCCCGCCGGCCCCCGGGGCGGCGCTGCTCCCGTACCTGTCCTTCGGCACGGTGCTGTTCGCGGCGCTCGTCCCGCTGGCGGCCGGGCTCTACCTGGTCACCACCACCGCTTGGAGCTCCGCCGAGCGCGCCTGGCTGCACCGCGGCACGCCGGCGCCGGTACTGCCGGCCGTCCCGGACGCCGGGCCGGCGAAGGCCGCGGAACCCGTGAAGGCGACAAAGGCGGCCAAGGCGGCCAAGGCGGCGAAGACCGTGAAGCTCGCGAAGCCCGCGCAGGAGGCCAGGCCGGCGCGGGACGCGAAGCCTGGCGCGCCCGCCCGGGCGGGCCGGGGCGGCGGAGCGGCGGCCGCGAAGGTCCCGGGGGCCAGGAAGGCGCCCCGGAGCGCCGAGCCCGCCGCCGGCGGCGCCAAGGCGGGCCGAGCGGCCGAGGCGGGCAAGGCTGCCAAGGCGCGCTGA
- a CDS encoding DUF6412 domain-containing protein, with protein sequence MTLLAALLGLLRVLTGDLLTGSSGLTAVAAAAALVLLSGVVAGTLATGRLLGARAPAAVRDGTLRRHALRTAFLPQRDPDARGRRRPRAPGAAPTAA encoded by the coding sequence ATGACCCTGCTCGCCGCCCTGCTCGGGCTCCTGCGCGTCCTCACCGGTGACCTGCTCACCGGCTCCTCCGGCCTGACCGCCGTCGCGGCGGCCGCCGCCCTGGTGCTGCTCTCCGGCGTGGTCGCCGGCACCCTCGCCACCGGCCGGCTGCTCGGGGCACGGGCCCCGGCCGCCGTGCGCGACGGGACGCTGCGCCGCCACGCGCTGCGCACCGCCTTCCTCCCGCAACGGGATCCGGACGCCCGCGGCCGCCGCCGCCCCAGGGCACCGGGCGCGGCCCCGACGGCCGCGTAA
- a CDS encoding type II toxin-antitoxin system prevent-host-death family antitoxin: protein MKTITQREFRNNSASVMDAVEAGETFHITRNGVEVAELRPVSGRRRLSAEELVARHGRLPKVDYQQMRKEAEEFYGSEDLLGEDDDPFERRRG, encoded by the coding sequence ATGAAGACGATTACCCAGCGCGAGTTCCGCAACAACTCCGCCTCGGTGATGGACGCGGTGGAGGCGGGCGAGACGTTCCACATCACCCGTAACGGCGTCGAGGTCGCCGAACTGCGGCCGGTCTCCGGCCGGCGCAGGCTCAGCGCCGAGGAACTGGTGGCCCGGCACGGCCGGCTGCCCAAGGTCGACTACCAGCAGATGCGCAAGGAGGCCGAGGAGTTCTACGGCTCCGAGGACCTGCTCGGCGAGGACGACGACCCGTTCGAGCGTCGCCGTGGCTGA
- a CDS encoding type II toxin-antitoxin system VapC family toxin: MAERRRVARRRPAGVLDTCVYIDLALLDPADLPAVPELTAITFAELQQGVAMARDALSRAARLEVLGAATADFDPLPFDAAAAARYGTLVALTIAAGRQPRPRRIDLMIAAVASANGLPLYTRNIADFRGLGAAVEVIAV; this comes from the coding sequence GTGGCTGAACGCCGCCGAGTCGCCCGGCGCCGCCCCGCCGGGGTGCTGGACACCTGTGTCTACATCGATCTGGCCCTGCTCGACCCGGCGGACCTGCCGGCCGTGCCGGAGCTGACCGCGATCACCTTCGCGGAGTTGCAGCAGGGTGTCGCGATGGCCCGCGACGCGCTCAGCCGGGCCGCCCGGCTGGAGGTGCTGGGGGCCGCGACGGCCGATTTCGACCCGCTGCCCTTCGACGCCGCCGCCGCCGCCCGGTACGGCACCCTGGTGGCGCTGACCATCGCGGCGGGGCGCCAGCCGCGCCCGCGCCGGATCGACCTGATGATCGCCGCGGTGGCCTCGGCGAACGGCCTGCCGCTCTACACCCGCAACATCGCGGACTTCCGGGGGCTGGGCGCGGCGGTCGAGGTCATCGCGGTCTGA